From the genome of Vicia villosa cultivar HV-30 ecotype Madison, WI linkage group LG2, Vvil1.0, whole genome shotgun sequence, one region includes:
- the LOC131653587 gene encoding protein SOSEKI 3-like — MEARVKKYRQQLSPERSKVWKEKPPKYYKNRKVPVVYYLCRNRQLEHPHFMEVPITSPDGLFLRDVIVKLDALRGRGMADLYSWSCKRGYKNGYVWHDLSEDDIILPAHGNEYVLKGSELFCESNSDRFSPISNVKLPSLKRLPEPVSCRSHDEASSSSSSMNEREGRNSQEEISPRQDHTGSSDASPESSDGKSDCPSLPLTEYKIYKADGLSDASTQTEERVSRPQKQKTCTRGVSTEDRSLESECDEICEIQPSQVKDDSEIRTDVFPPLSNSSPSSSAGKTETLESLIRADASRMNSFRILEEEGMQMQATTRLKASNLLMQLISCGSISVKNHSLDLIPSYKARFPHSKFASPLFSNSVMLGELDCLAGNPKVSSFRMEDKEYFSGSLTESKMAKEEEERHLLKRTSSFNSERTSKELKSQDMEESSCSRNSKCNSRPVKASSTTIRSPISDGSRNSADRANATYVLPVPSNGSCKSIPRPSSEKNQSTKINSCREEKVIKIEERLSSGARVIIQSKPSSNTTPYYRS; from the exons ATGGAAGCAAGGGTGAAGAAGTATAGGCAGCAATTGAGTCCTGAGAGGTCTAAAGTGTGGAAGGAGAAGCCTCCTAAGTATTACAAGAACAGGAAGGTTCCTGTTGTTTACTATCTTTGCAGGAATAGACAGCTTGAACATCCTCATTTCATGGAGGTTCCTATTACATCCCCTGATGGTTTGTTCTTGAGAG ATGTGATTGTTAAACTTGATGCTTTGAGAGGTAGAGGCATGGCTGATTTGTATTCATGGTCTTGTAAGAG AGGCTACAAGAATGGATATGTGTGGCATGATCTTAGTGAAGATGATATAATTCTACCTGCACATGGTAATGAGTATGTTCTGAAAGGCTCCGAGCTATTTTGCGAATCGAATTCAG ACCGGTTTAGCCCCATTAGCAATGTGAAACTACCGAGTCTAAAGCGGTTGCCTGAGCCAGTTTCATGTAGGAGCCACGACGaggcttcttcttcctcttcaagtATGAACGAAAGAGAAGGTAGAAACTCTCAAGAAGAGATTTCTCCAAGACAAGATCATACCGGTTCCTCTGATGCTTCTCCGGAGTCTAGTGACGGGAAGAGTGATTGTCCAAGTTTACCGTTGACCGAATATAAAATCTACAAAGCCGATGGATTATCCGATGCTTCAACTCAAACCGAAGAACGCGTCAGCAGACCTCAAAAACAGAAAACGTGTACTAGAGGTGTATCGACCGAGGATAGATCGTTAGAATCTGAATGCGATGAAATATGCGAAATCCAACCGTCACAAGTGAAAGATGATTCAGAAATCCGTACCGATGTTTTTCCTCCACTCTCAAATTCGAGCCCGTCGTCTTCTGCAGGGAAGACCGAAACTTTGGAATCCCTTATTAGAGCCGATGCGAGTAGAATGAACAGCTTTAGGATTCTAGAAGAGGAAGGTATGCAAATGCAAGCCACTACAAGGCTGAAAGCCTCAAATTTGCTGATGCAATTGATCTCCTGCGGGTCTATATCGGTGAAAAACCATAGTCTCGACCTTATCCCTTCCTATAAGGCTAGATTTCCGCATTCGAAATTCGCCTCTCCCTTATTCTCAAACTCAGTTATGTTGGGGGAATTAGACTGCTTGGCAGGGAATCCGAAGGTGTCAAGCTTTAGAATGGAAGACAAAGAGTATTTTAGTGGGAGCTTAACCGAGTCCAAAATGgcgaaggaagaagaagaacggCATCTTCTCAAACGCACTTCTTCCTTCAATTCTGAGAG GACAAGTAAAGAGTTGAAATCACAAGACATGGAGGAATCATCATGCTCAAGAAATTCAAAATGCAATTCGCGTCCGGTCAAGGCTTCTTCGACGACCATAAGATCTCCTATTTCCGATGGATCAAGAAACTCAGCGGATAGAGCTAATGCCACATACGTATTGCCAGTACCATCAAATGGTAGCTGCAAAAGCATCCCTAGACCTTCCTCAGAGAAAAACCAATCTACGAAGATAAACTCATGTAGAGAAGAGAAGGTGATCAAAATCGAAGAAAG GCTTTCGTCGGGAGCTCGGGTTATAATCCAATCTAAACCATCTTCCAACACAACACCTTATTATAGGTCTTAG